Genomic segment of Leptospira perdikensis:
ATAAACATCGTATGTATTTAAACGCCAAACGTGATTATAATAATTTAGAAAATCCTTATACAACTAACGGTTATATCAGAGCAGCATTTTCCCCTCAAAGTTCAGCAACCGTATCACCGGCAGAAGCGGTCGTGGCAAGCCAACTCGGTCCCTTCAAAGGTCAAAGAGAGTCAGTGGAAAAACATTACCAAGATATGCAATACATTGGTGCAGCAACCATTCTTGTTTATTTATGGAATGTGTTTGATGCCTACTACTTCCATCCTACTGGCTCAGGAGTTAGTATGGAAGACACTCGCAAAGAAAAATTCTTTATGCATTCTTCCGTAGATCGTGTTGGATACCATCCGACGGCGATTGCTGGGGATCGCGGTATCGAACACCGCACACAATTAGGATACGAGTTTACCTTCTAACAATCATTAGGAAATATCTCCGTCCCCACCATTTTTTAGATTAATTCTAAGTCTCAAGGAACCCCTTGACAAATATCAAGGGGTCATAATAAGAACCCTATTCTGTTTTTCTTTCTTTTCTTCGTCCTTTTTTATACAAAGGAATTAGTTCTCTATACATACGGAACTGATAAAGATTAAGGAGAGAAACATTGGCTACGGAAAAAACTCAATATGATGATTTTATCGTAAAGGGGTTTATCATTTCAGCGTTAGTCTGGGGCGTCGCATCAATGACATTTGGTGTCATTATTGCCTTCCAGCTTGTATATCCACAGCTGAATTTGGAATTACCCTGGACGAGCTTCGGAAGGTTACGACCTCTACATACCAATGCTGCCATTTTTGGATTTGCATTGAGTGTTATCTTCGCCACAGCCTACCACACAGTACAAAGATTGTGTCGAACTAGAATGTGGAACGACACTCTTTCCAAAATACATTTGGCATTGTATAACCTATCAATTGTCCTTGCAGCAATTACTTTACCACTTGGTTTCAGCCAATCAAAAGAATATGCCGAATTAGAATGGCCTATCGACTTATTGATAGTTGTATGGTATGTAATTTTCTTTGCAAACTACTTGATGACGGTACTTAAAAGAAAAGAAGAACAAATGTATGTGGCCATTTGGTTTTACATTGCTTCTTTTGTTACAGTTCCACTTCTTTTTATCGTAAACAACATTGTTATTCCTGCAGGATTCTTAAAATCTTACTCAGTATACGCAGGAGTGTTTGATGCCAACATTCAATGGTGGTATGGACACAACGCAGTAGCCTTTGTTCTTACGACTCCATTTTTGGGACTAATGTATTACTACCTCCCAAAACATATCAAACAACCCATTTACTCACATAGACTTTCGATCATTCATTTCTGGTCGTTAATCTTTATCTATATTTGGGCTGGACCTCACCATTTACTATACTCTCCAATTCCGGAATGGTTACAAACAACTGGTATGGTATTCTCCATTATGTTGTGGATGCCTTCTTGGGGAGGTATGTTAAACGGATTCTTAACACTTACCCAAGCTAAAGATAAAATTAAAGTGGATGCTACCCTCAAAATGATGTTAGCTGCAGTTACTTTTTACGGTATGTCTACGTTTGAAGGTCCACTTCTTTCCATTCGTGCTGTATCTGCTCTTGGACACAACACTGACTGGATCATTGGTCACGTTCACTCGGGAACACTCGGTTGGGTTGGATTTATGTCTGCCGCAGCTTTATACTACCTAGTGCCAAGACTTTGGAATTCCAATCTCTATAGCGAAAAACTTGCCAATGCACACTTCTGGCTCGGAACTCTCGGTATCCTACTCTACATCATCTCCATGTGGGTCTCTGGAATTACTGAAGGATCTATGTGGCGAGCAGTTGGCGAAAACGGTGAACTTGTTTATAAAGACTGGGTAGAAATTGTAGAGTTCTTAAAACCATTTAGACTTTTCCGTGCGATCGGGGGAACACTCTATCTAACAGGAATTATACTAATGGTATATAACTTTATCAAAACCATTCAAAATAAAGATAGCGGGTTTGTAGAACAAGACTTACGTATAGGAGTGAAATCATAATGTTAGGATTTAACAAATTCTTAGATTGGTTTTCTGAAATTGCAGACCGTTGGGACACAAAGGGTGTTAAGTTTACACTATATACAACGATAGCAGTTGTCATTGGTGGACTTTTTGAACTGGTTCCTCCGTTTTTTCTAACAAAAACGGTAACACCAATTTCCACTGTGAAACCATATTCAGCTTTAGAACTAGCAGGTCGTGATACTTACCAAAAAGAAGGATGTATCGGATGCCACACTCAAATGGTTCGACCTTTCAAATGGGAAGTGGATCGTTTTGACCCAACTAAGGCGTATGGCAGAACTGGGTATTCTAAAGGTGGAGAGTATGTTTATGACCATCCATTCCTTTGGGGATCAAAACGTACGGGTCCAGACTTAGCTCATGAGTCCCAAATGTTACGATCTGACGAATGGCATAAAAACCATTTAATCAACCCAAGAACTGTCGGTGGTGTACCTAACTCGATTATGCCAGCCTATCCATGGTTATTCGAGACATCACATAAAGTCGATGTAGATCAAGTACTTGCAAACATGAAAGCTCTCAAATCTATCGGAGTCCCTTATACTGAAGAAGACTTTGCCAATGCACCTTCTCTTCTAAAGGACAAAACCGAGGGAGAGGCTCTGGTTGCATATTTGCAAAAACTGGGAAAGGATTCCGCAGAATTGCAGAAAGGTATGAAGTAAAATTATGAACGAAGCAGATATTCTACTCGTTTACAAAAGTTTGAGATTGCCGATCCTCGTGATCGCAATCTCTTACATCACCTACTACGTTTATAAAAAACGTACGAAAGACGAAATGGAGAAACCCAAGTATAGAATGCTTGAGGAGGATTAATACGAATGAAAGAACCAAAAGAAGTAGACGGAATCTTCCAAGCCGACAACCCCATGCCCACTTGGTGGAAATTAGTGTGGTTTATCAGTATCATCGTTTCCATAGGTTATGTTGTATACTTTCACTGGTATTCTGAATGGCCACAAGATGTTGCGTTTGAGAAAGAAGTAGCAGAACACGAAGCACAATTTCCAGTCAAACAAGCAGTGGTAGTGAATGCAGAAGACGGATCCAACCCTTACCGAGATGATGCAGTTGCTATCAAAGAAGGTGAAGGAACATACAAACAAATTTGTTCTGCTTGCCACGGTCCGACTGCAGAAGGTGCTGTAGGTCCAAGTCTTGTGGACAAAGACTGGCTTCACGGAAATACCGATAAAGAAGTTTTCAACAACATCATGAAAGGGGTAGGACCTGAAAGACAAAAACTCAATCGGGGAGGAATGCCCGCTTGGGAAGGATTAGGAGCGGAAAAAGTGTATGCCGTGATGGCATGGCTTGCGACTAAAAATAGTAGTTTGGTAAAGGCTAAATAAAGATGATCATTTCAAGACCTCAATCAGGGAAAGTAAGGACACGGAGAAACTTCGTAATGAGTTTCCTCGTGGGTTTATTTTTAGCAGCTCCATGGGTGATGTTACCAGATGGTAGCCCTCTCATTCGGCTGGACATCCCACGTAGGATGTTTCACTTGTTTGGTGGTCTTTTTATCCCGCAAGAGGGACTCATCTTATGGTTTTTTCTTCTGACAATGGGTCTCTCTCTTTTCTTTTTCACCTCCGTCATTGGCCGAGTCTGGTGCGGATGGGGATGCCCCCAAACAATCTATACCGACCTTTTCGATAGAATTGGTCGGTTTGTTTTAAATTCAAAGTATGGAAAAAAGGACGCCTCGCTGCATGGTAAACTTACCGTTTATTTTCTGTGGATCGTTGTGTCCTTTATCGCTTCTTTCCATTGGATTGGGTACTTTGTTAGCCCCTATGAAATGTTAGCTGACTACCTAAATTTATCCGCTTTTTCACAAACGCATTTTTATTTTACCGCATTTTTCACCGCATCGATGTTTATCGACATCGGATTTGTGCGTGAACAATTTTGCCGTTATGCCTGTCCTTATGCAAGGTTCCAAACTCTTCTTATGGATGAACATTCCTGGAATGTGACTTATGATTTCAAACGAGGTGAACCTCGTCGGGACGGAAAAACCAAAATTGGTGATTGTATCGCTTGTAATATGTGTGTGGTTGTTTGTCCTACAGGAATTGACATTCGTGACGGTCTTCAGGTAGGTTGTGTAGCCTGCGGAAAATGTGTAGATGCTTGTACATCTATCATGGCAAAAGAAAACAAAAAAACATTAATCGGCTATTTTTCTCTCAAACAAATTGAAACCGGCGCAAAAATTAAATGGATTCGACCAAGAACGGTTATCTATGCAATTCTATTAACCATTGTCATCGTCGGCGCAAGTATTCAGCTCATCACAAGAAGCCCTATGTCAATGATTGCTGCGTCCAATAAATCAATGCCACCCATTCTAATTCCTGATAATAAAATTAGAGCTTTTGTGGCTCTCCGTATTCAAAATATTGCTCCAGTTGAAAAAGAATTCCAACTCTCTGCCTTTGACACAAGGCATGGGAAAAAAATTCTAGTTCGTTCTGGTGAAGAAAACAACCAATTTAAATTAGGATCAGGCGAAATCAAAAGTATTTCTGTGGTTTTAGAAACAGAATCTCTCACAGAACAAGAATTAAATGAAGGTTACTTACCAGGTTCCATTGTGTTAAACAATGCAAAAGATACAGACGAACGATTGGAGAAAAAACTCTCCTTAACATTACCAAGGAGGTAATGATGTTTAAAGAATTACACCCAAGTCTACGAAGTGCCATGTATGTGGTTCTCTTTAGCTTTACAGCCCTAGTGGCGGCTACTTTTTACACCATCCGTCTCACTTACAAAAACTTCGAACCAGTAATGGATAAAAACTATTACGAAATTGGTCTGAACTACGAAAAGGCTATTGAAACCCAAAAAGGATTTTTGAAACAAGGTTATCTCATTAAAACCAGTTGGGACAATCAAACCATCCTTCCTTTAGGAGAATCTGAAATCACAGCGCAGTTAGAAAAATCAGGAGTCCTCGCCCAAGCAAGTTCTATGACTGTGTTTTTAGAACGAAACGCCACAACAAAGAACACAGCTCATTATGATTTAAAATCAAACGGCAACGGGTTTAGTGGGAAAATCTCCCTTCTGGAAAAGGGTACCTGGAATTTGCGACTTGTTGCGAATATCGATGGAAAAACCTTTGAAAGGGAAGGAAAGATCTCGGTTCGATGAACGACAGCCTTGCTAACGTAACAAAAACTGAATGCGACCATTGCGGTAATCCGATCCGATTGGTACGGATTGAAGCAAAGGTCGACAATGATATTAAAGTATTTTGTTGCGAGGGTTGTGAAACTGTTTTTTCCATCATTAATTCGTTAGGTGGAAGTTATTATTACAACCTAAAAGGTAATACAAAACTCGATCCAGTTCGAATGGAAAATTCAGATACTGAGATTGAAAACGAACTGGTCTACGAAAAGTTTGTACGTACTTCGGCAGAATATTCCGAAGTTTCTATACAAATCACAAATATTCATTGTTCAGCCTGCGTTTGGATCAATGAAAAAGTACTAAATGAAGAGGATGGAATCCTTTCTGCTCAGATTAATTTTGCTTCTGGTAGAGCCCGAGTTCGATTTGATCGTTCTAAAATTAAGATTTCCCGCATCTTAGCACTCATACGTGCTATTGGTTATAAACCAGTCCTCTTCTCTCCAACCGAAGGCACTCTAGAAAAATCAAAACAATTAAAATCCCTTCTCCTTCGTATCGGAGTCGCTGGATTCTGTTTTGGGAATATCATGATTTTAAGTGTGGCCCTATATTCTGGATACTTTTCTGGAATTGATTTGGATATCAAACGTCTCTTCCACTATGCTTCCTGGGTCTTTGCTACTCCTGCCTATTTGTATTCAGGATATCCGTTTATGGCCGGTTTTCTCACTAGCATCAAACGGAGAACCTTATCCATGGACTTCCTTTTATTTTTGGGAATTTCTATGGCCTATTTTTATTCGGTTTATGTAACACTCACGGACATTGGAGAAGTTTATTTTGACTCGGTGGCTATGATTTACTTTTTTATATTGATTGGAAAGTACTTCGAAGAAAAAGCAAGAGTCTTTGCTTCTGATAAATTGGAATCTATTCTTTGTAAACTTCCCGAAACCTCCATCCGTGTGACAGAATCGGGAGAAAATTTGGTCCCAAGTACAGAGATCAAAATTGGGGATACCATTCGAGTGGCACCGGGAAAACGAATTCCTGTGGATGCAGTTTTAATTTCTGAACAAACCTATCTAGATGAATCCTTTCTAACAGGTGAATCCTTACCTATTCGAAAAAAAAAGGGAGACCCAATACTTGCTGGCTCCCTTACAATGGATAACCCAGCAATCATTCTTGCTAGCTCCGACTACCATGCCTCTACTCTCTCTTCCCTCAAACTAAGATTAGAAGAAGCTTTACATCTGAAACCAAAATTACAAATCCTTACAGAGAGAATCGCATCTTATTTTATTTCTGTTGTGTTTGCCTTGGCCTTTCTTTGTTTTTTTGTATGGTATTTTGTATCAGGAGGAAACCTAGAACAAAGTCTTGTGACAACCATTTCTGTTCTCATCGTAGCCTGTCCTTGCGCTTTGGGAATTTCAGTACCGACTGCCCTTGTTACCAACCATATTCTTAATGCGGATAAAGGTGTTTTGTTAAAAAATCCATCTGTTGTAGAAGCTTTAGCAAAAGCCAATACTATCTTTTTAGATAAAACAGGAACACTCACAGAGGGAAAATTTTTAGTCAGACAAGTTTCGGTAAAAGATGACCACCTACCACTTGTTTATCGAATTGAAAAAGAAATAAATCATCCTTTAGCAAAATCTCTTGTAAAGCATTTACAACCATTTAGTACAGTTACAAAACGAGCAGAATCCATCCAATTATTAAATCTAGAGAACCTCCCAGGAAGAGGAGTTAAAGCTGAGTTAGAAGTTGATTCTGAAAAACTTTCTGTGCTGATCGGAAATAAAAGTTTGTTGGAATCCGAAAACGTTCCTATGGAAAATTTACCGGAAGGAGAAGGTTCCTTAATTCTGCTAGCAGTCAACGGAACCTATTTAGGAAATTTTTTATTAGCCGATGAAATACGCCCTGGTGCTAGAGCTTTTGTATCCCTACTCAAACACTTTGTTCCTAATATTTCGATCCTTTCCGGCGATCGTTATCCAGCAGTAAAGTTTATTGCCGATTCACTTGGCATTGAAAAATTTTCTTCTGACCTTTCTCCAGAAGAAAAAGCAAATACCATCAGCTCCTCACAAAACAAAGGGAACATTGTTATCATGGTAGGGGATGGAATCAATGATAGTTTGTCTTTAGCACAGGCCAATGTTTCCATTTCTCATACTGAAGCAGAAGATCTATCGCTTGAAAAATCTGACGTAGTTTTGACTTCAGGAAATTTGAATGGGCTTGTACATTCCCTACTTTCTGCTAAAAAAACAAGAGAGGTAATATTACAAAACATCATTATCTCTTTCTGTTACAACTCAATCATGTTACCACTTGCCATGTTTGGTTTGATGTTACCTGTGATCTGTGCCGTGTTTATGGCATGTTCTAGCTTGACAGTCCTTCTCAATTCTCTATCCATTAGAATTAGGATCCCCCAATGGAAGCCCTCTACTTAACCATCCCTATGGCAATGTGTATTGCCGCCTTCTTTCTTTATGTCTTTATTACGGCCTTTCGCAAAGGACAGTTCGAAGACATCGAGTCCCCAAAGTATAGAATGTTCTTCGAAGAAGAATACCCACAAAACAACAGTCAAACTAAACCAAATTCACCAGATGGACCAACTAGCAAATCTTAGCTTTTTTGGATCCATCCTTTTGTATGGATTTGTCAGCAGTTTTCATTGTCTAGTAATGTGTGGTCCCTTCGTCTCCCTCTTACAAACCGACAAAGGAAAACATACTGCCATCTATCTCTATCACTTAGGAAGGATGATTTCATATACCTTCCTTGGTATCATCCTTGGATTTCTTGGTAAAGGTGCCAATGCCTTAGGGGATCTAACTGCAGTCAAAGGTGTCGCAGGAGTATTTACATTTTTATTTCTGATCTTATTTGCCATCCGAACGTATACAGGTGGCCAAACTTCTTCCTTTGGATCATTACCAATAGGAATTCGCAAGTTTTTAGAACAAGTGCGTTCTAAATTTAGCAAAAATGGACTTGGGTTTGGAATCGGAATGGTGAGTGCCCTACTCCCTTGTGGGGTATTGTATCCAGCCTATGCCGCGTCCTTTGCGACAGGAAACCTTTTCACTGGAGGTCTTGTGATGATTTTCTTTTATTTGGGAACGGTTCCCGCACTCACTGGTTTTGGTTTTTTTGTTTCGAAATGGAGACACCTGATTCCAACAAAATGGATTCCTGCATTTGGAACAATGGTGATTCTAGCTTCTCTTAGTTTTCTACTCTATCGTTTGTTCTTTCATGCTCACGGAGAGTCTTGCGATCATCTACTATAACGATTGATCTACTTTTGTTTTCTTTAATATCAATACAATCTATCTTTAGAATCCTCTTCCACGAAAGTATTTTTCTTTGAAGTGACTGACTAGGTCTTGATTGATTCTAGTTTCGTTATTATTTCCAATCACTGCGATTAGTTTTTTTGCTAAGTTCCTGTCATGATTAACTAACCATCGTTTGTATTGTGTATTAAGTTCCGATTCTCCAACAAGAATGACTTCGTTTGGTGATTGTAGAGTTTTTGTGATGTCCTCAAAGTCCCAGACATCCGCTTCTGTTGGTTTCTCCCAAGTTTTAGATCGCATTTGGTCTGATTCAAACTTGATCATTTCAATTCTCTTTTTATTGAGGTAGAGGATGCAGGCGTTCATACTTTCACTTCCCTGGTTTGATTATGACAGGAAAGAAAATTAAAATCATTCCCTTTTTACAAAAGCCCCCTCAGATGATCTATGATATTTATCAATCCATACTCAAACTGACAATTGATTCTGAACTCAGTTCATTAACAAGATAATTCATGTTAGTTGATAGTTCGTTAGGTTCAATCACAAACTCATTCACAAAAAGTAGGGAAAAGACTAAAGTGGATGCTGCCAAACTAACATAAACTTTTCGTTTTGTCTTTTCAGTCCGAATTCGTGCTTTGGTAGAACGTACCAACCGCAATTCGAAATCAGAATCATTCAAAAGTTGTTCCCATTTTTTAGGATTCTTGGAATTCATTTCTTCCTCCTGGTATATTTTTGCGGATCCATTCTTTAGTTCGAAACAAACGTGACTTCACCGTTCCCTGCCTAACCTCTAATTCTTTTGCAATTTCTTCCATCGTACTCCCAGCTAAATACAGACGAAGCGTTTGGCGATAGACTTCAGGGATTTGTCCAAGCATAGATTCAATCCATTCTTCCTTTTCCCAAGGAACTTCGTCTCGCACACCCGAAAGTTGGACTTTGTTTTTTATTAAATACCTTTTTGCCTTTTCTTCTTCCTTCAATCGTTTTTCATTCATCCGAAGGGATTCGTTACGAGCAATCGTGTAGATCCACGTAGAAATTTTAGATCTTCCATCAAACCCACCCTTCTCCAAAGATTTGAAAGCCCGGAAGTAAACTTCCTGAACTACATCTTCGGTGGCATCGTCAAAACGGTCGATGAGGGTATCACCGACCGTTTTTAAAACCAAGTATTTGGTTTCTTTGACTACTGATTCGAAGTCAAACTCGGGCATTGTTTACTCTTCCGGTGGTTGGTGGCGGCTTGCGAAACGTTCCACTAAATCAGCAAATTTTTCCCTTTGTTCTGGTTTTAAAACAGCATGGAATTCTACGAGTTTGGTTTGGAAAAACTTACGCATCTCTTGGTGGCGAGTTTCTCTTTCAATACTCATTTTATCCAATAACTTCGTATCGATTTTTTCCGCACGAATTTGTGTTGCCATCTCTTTGGCCCAAGATTCATGTTTTGGTTTCATTTCCTTGTGTTTGGCGATGAGTTCGGCTTTGATGGTTTCCAATTTTGCTTTTTGAGCATCATCTAAATCGAGTTTGGATGTCAGCTTAGAAGCCACCCATTCAATGCGTTTTTCGAA
This window contains:
- the ccoN gene encoding cytochrome-c oxidase, cbb3-type subunit I, with the translated sequence MATEKTQYDDFIVKGFIISALVWGVASMTFGVIIAFQLVYPQLNLELPWTSFGRLRPLHTNAAIFGFALSVIFATAYHTVQRLCRTRMWNDTLSKIHLALYNLSIVLAAITLPLGFSQSKEYAELEWPIDLLIVVWYVIFFANYLMTVLKRKEEQMYVAIWFYIASFVTVPLLFIVNNIVIPAGFLKSYSVYAGVFDANIQWWYGHNAVAFVLTTPFLGLMYYYLPKHIKQPIYSHRLSIIHFWSLIFIYIWAGPHHLLYSPIPEWLQTTGMVFSIMLWMPSWGGMLNGFLTLTQAKDKIKVDATLKMMLAAVTFYGMSTFEGPLLSIRAVSALGHNTDWIIGHVHSGTLGWVGFMSAAALYYLVPRLWNSNLYSEKLANAHFWLGTLGILLYIISMWVSGITEGSMWRAVGENGELVYKDWVEIVEFLKPFRLFRAIGGTLYLTGIILMVYNFIKTIQNKDSGFVEQDLRIGVKS
- the ccoO gene encoding cytochrome-c oxidase, cbb3-type subunit II, with amino-acid sequence MLGFNKFLDWFSEIADRWDTKGVKFTLYTTIAVVIGGLFELVPPFFLTKTVTPISTVKPYSALELAGRDTYQKEGCIGCHTQMVRPFKWEVDRFDPTKAYGRTGYSKGGEYVYDHPFLWGSKRTGPDLAHESQMLRSDEWHKNHLINPRTVGGVPNSIMPAYPWLFETSHKVDVDQVLANMKALKSIGVPYTEEDFANAPSLLKDKTEGEALVAYLQKLGKDSAELQKGMK
- a CDS encoding cbb3-type cytochrome c oxidase subunit 3, whose amino-acid sequence is MNEADILLVYKSLRLPILVIAISYITYYVYKKRTKDEMEKPKYRMLEED
- a CDS encoding c-type cytochrome — encoded protein: MKEPKEVDGIFQADNPMPTWWKLVWFISIIVSIGYVVYFHWYSEWPQDVAFEKEVAEHEAQFPVKQAVVVNAEDGSNPYRDDAVAIKEGEGTYKQICSACHGPTAEGAVGPSLVDKDWLHGNTDKEVFNNIMKGVGPERQKLNRGGMPAWEGLGAEKVYAVMAWLATKNSSLVKAK
- the ccoG gene encoding cytochrome c oxidase accessory protein CcoG, which gives rise to MIISRPQSGKVRTRRNFVMSFLVGLFLAAPWVMLPDGSPLIRLDIPRRMFHLFGGLFIPQEGLILWFFLLTMGLSLFFFTSVIGRVWCGWGCPQTIYTDLFDRIGRFVLNSKYGKKDASLHGKLTVYFLWIVVSFIASFHWIGYFVSPYEMLADYLNLSAFSQTHFYFTAFFTASMFIDIGFVREQFCRYACPYARFQTLLMDEHSWNVTYDFKRGEPRRDGKTKIGDCIACNMCVVVCPTGIDIRDGLQVGCVACGKCVDACTSIMAKENKKTLIGYFSLKQIETGAKIKWIRPRTVIYAILLTIVIVGASIQLITRSPMSMIAASNKSMPPILIPDNKIRAFVALRIQNIAPVEKEFQLSAFDTRHGKKILVRSGEENNQFKLGSGEIKSISVVLETESLTEQELNEGYLPGSIVLNNAKDTDERLEKKLSLTLPRR
- a CDS encoding FixH family protein, coding for MMFKELHPSLRSAMYVVLFSFTALVAATFYTIRLTYKNFEPVMDKNYYEIGLNYEKAIETQKGFLKQGYLIKTSWDNQTILPLGESEITAQLEKSGVLAQASSMTVFLERNATTKNTAHYDLKSNGNGFSGKISLLEKGTWNLRLVANIDGKTFEREGKISVR
- a CDS encoding heavy metal translocating P-type ATPase; the encoded protein is MNDSLANVTKTECDHCGNPIRLVRIEAKVDNDIKVFCCEGCETVFSIINSLGGSYYYNLKGNTKLDPVRMENSDTEIENELVYEKFVRTSAEYSEVSIQITNIHCSACVWINEKVLNEEDGILSAQINFASGRARVRFDRSKIKISRILALIRAIGYKPVLFSPTEGTLEKSKQLKSLLLRIGVAGFCFGNIMILSVALYSGYFSGIDLDIKRLFHYASWVFATPAYLYSGYPFMAGFLTSIKRRTLSMDFLLFLGISMAYFYSVYVTLTDIGEVYFDSVAMIYFFILIGKYFEEKARVFASDKLESILCKLPETSIRVTESGENLVPSTEIKIGDTIRVAPGKRIPVDAVLISEQTYLDESFLTGESLPIRKKKGDPILAGSLTMDNPAIILASSDYHASTLSSLKLRLEEALHLKPKLQILTERIASYFISVVFALAFLCFFVWYFVSGGNLEQSLVTTISVLIVACPCALGISVPTALVTNHILNADKGVLLKNPSVVEALAKANTIFLDKTGTLTEGKFLVRQVSVKDDHLPLVYRIEKEINHPLAKSLVKHLQPFSTVTKRAESIQLLNLENLPGRGVKAELEVDSEKLSVLIGNKSLLESENVPMENLPEGEGSLILLAVNGTYLGNFLLADEIRPGARAFVSLLKHFVPNISILSGDRYPAVKFIADSLGIEKFSSDLSPEEKANTISSSQNKGNIVIMVGDGINDSLSLAQANVSISHTEAEDLSLEKSDVVLTSGNLNGLVHSLLSAKKTREVILQNIIISFCYNSIMLPLAMFGLMLPVICAVFMACSSLTVLLNSLSIRIRIPQWKPST
- a CDS encoding cbb3-type cytochrome oxidase assembly protein, which gives rise to MEALYLTIPMAMCIAAFFLYVFITAFRKGQFEDIESPKYRMFFEEEYPQNNSQTKPNSPDGPTSKS
- a CDS encoding sulfite exporter TauE/SafE family protein — encoded protein: MDQLANLSFFGSILLYGFVSSFHCLVMCGPFVSLLQTDKGKHTAIYLYHLGRMISYTFLGIILGFLGKGANALGDLTAVKGVAGVFTFLFLILFAIRTYTGGQTSSFGSLPIGIRKFLEQVRSKFSKNGLGFGIGMVSALLPCGVLYPAYAASFATGNLFTGGLVMIFFYLGTVPALTGFGFFVSKWRHLIPTKWIPAFGTMVILASLSFLLYRLFFHAHGESCDHLL
- a CDS encoding RNA polymerase sigma factor → MPEFDFESVVKETKYLVLKTVGDTLIDRFDDATEDVVQEVYFRAFKSLEKGGFDGRSKISTWIYTIARNESLRMNEKRLKEEEKAKRYLIKNKVQLSGVRDEVPWEKEEWIESMLGQIPEVYRQTLRLYLAGSTMEEIAKELEVRQGTVKSRLFRTKEWIRKNIPGGRNEFQES
- a CDS encoding Spy/CpxP family protein refolding chaperone; its protein translation is MISLKQVLKITTTVGLVSVMAFAFGNCRGHKDFEKRIEWVASKLTSKLDLDDAQKAKLETIKAELIAKHKEMKPKHESWAKEMATQIRAEKIDTKLLDKMSIERETRHQEMRKFFQTKLVEFHAVLKPEQREKFADLVERFASRHQPPEE